One window of Misgurnus anguillicaudatus chromosome 13, ASM2758022v2, whole genome shotgun sequence genomic DNA carries:
- the LOC129430242 gene encoding F-box only protein 6 isoform X1 → MFKYAHLQPSVPVAVVEEILLNLPEEEVVLKCRLVCREWKMLVDSQSHWRARCRREGIEPCDASRPPANWQRFYFLRKKQRNLLKNPKAEEELNGWEIVHNGGDGWAAHGNRNPLFENTVTKCFVTSYMLCLKQQIIDLKKEGYSPAIMDQWQPNIKISDWYTPRCDCGCYYKIFVRLLGQNKEELRTFHEKVVFPQWNDEQWCHMTHVFKNYGPGVRFIQFIHGGKDTQFWKGWYGIRLTNSSVEICPEDGS, encoded by the exons ATG TTCAAGTACGCACATTTGCAGCCATCTGTTCCAGTAGCTGTGGTTGAGGAGATCTTACTGAATCTGCCTGAAGAGGAGGTGGTATTAAAGTGTCGTTTAGTGTGCCGTGAATGGAAGATGTTGGTGGACTCACAGTCACACTGGAGAGCGCGCTGTCGTAGAGAGGGGATCGAGCCCTGCGATGCGTCCAGACCTCCAGCGAACTGGCAGCGTTTTTACTTTCTGAGAAAGAAACAACGTAACTTGCTTAAGAATCCAAAAGCTGAAG agGAATTAAATGGATGGGAGATTGTACACAACGGTGGAGACGGTTGGGCAGCACATGGAAACAGAAATCCACTTTTTGAAAACACAGTCACCAAATGCTTTGTAACCTCTTACAT GTTATGTTTAAAGCAACAGATTATTGACCTTAAGAAAGAAGGTTACAGCCCTGCTATAATGGATCAATGGCaaccaaatattaaaatatcagaTTG GTATACCCCACGCTGTGATTGTGGCTGTTACTATAAAATCTTTGTGAGGTTGCTTGGTCAGAATAAAGAAGAGCTCAGAACTTTTCATGAAAAAGTTGTCTTTCCTCAGTGGAATGATGAGCAATGGTGTCAC ATGACACACGTTTTTAAGAATTATGGACCTGGAGTACGTTTTATTCAATTCATACATGGAGGAAAGGATACACAGTTCTGGAAGGGCTGGTATGGAATACGGCTAACTAACAGTAGTGTTGAGATCTGTCCAGAAGATGGGTCATAG
- the LOC141369396 gene encoding F-box only protein 6-like, whose amino-acid sequence MVDYEDPNGGMIMVYFLSKNRCNLLKNTRAEDGFKGWNIVENGGDEWKIEDNFAALPNDNNEKCFATSFGLCLKQQLINLKKKEGFSSAFMDHLQPDIKISDWYAPSFDCRCYYEIWVELLDQDKKPISVFHPEKVFFKKWNDQRWCQVSLIIMFKLFNH is encoded by the exons ATGGTAGATTATGAAGATCCCAATGGGGGAATGATCATGG TTTACTTTCTGTCTAAGAACAGATGTAACTTACTAAAAAATACCAGAGCTGAAG ATGGATTCAAAGGATGGAACATTGTAGAGAATGGTGGAGACGAATGGAAAATAGAAGATAATTTTGCAGCCCTTCCAAATGACAACAATGAGAAATGCTTCGCCACCTCTTTTGG GTTATGTTTAAAGCAACAActgattaatttaaaaaaaaaagagggtTTCAGTTCTGCTTTCATGGATCATCTGCAAcctgacatcaaaatatcagaCTG GTACGCCCCAAGCTTTGATTGCAGGTGTTATTATGAGATCTGGGTAGAGCTGCTTGATCAGGACAAGAAACCCATCAGTGTCTTTCACCCTGAaaaagttttctttaaaaagtgGAATGATCAACGATGGTGTCAAGTGAGTTTAATCATAATGTTTAAATTATTCAATCATTAA
- the LOC129430247 gene encoding F-box only protein 44-like isoform X2 gives MLKGNSSSEQNYVLKELELGSDACTGLNSAVVEEILLNLPAEDVVLKCRSVCREWKLLVDSQSHWRERCRREGIEPCNASRTPADWCLFYFMTKKRRNLLKNPRAEDGLNGWIILENGGDRWKIEEVFKPLPNDKNDKCFATSYGLCLKQQVIDLEKEGYSPAFMDQMQPDIRISDWYAPRWDCGCYYEIFVDLLDEEMNPITVFQPEKVFFEQWNDKTWCQMTHVFKNYGPGVRFIRFTHGGQDTQYWAGWYGIRVINSSVEICPAAER, from the exons atgttaaagggcAATTCATCAAGCGAACAAAACTACGTGTTGAAGGAGCTTGAACTCGGATCAGATGCA TGCACAGGTTTAAACTCAGCCGTGGTTGAGGAGATCTTACTGAATTTGCCTGCAGAGGATGTGGTATTAAAGTGTCGTTCAGTGTGTCGTGAATGGAAGCTGCTGGTGGATTCACAGTCACACTGGAGAGAGCGCTGTCGGAGAGAGGGGATCGAGCCCTGCAATGCGTCCAGAACTCCGGCAGACTGGTGTCTGTTTTACTTTATGACTAAGAAAAGACGTAACTTACTAAAAAATCCCAGAGCTGAAG ATGGATTAAATGGATGGATCATTTTAGAGAATGGTGGAGACCGCTGGAAAATAGAAGAGGTTTTTAAACCACTTCCAAATGACAAGAATGACAAATGCTTTGCCACCTCTTATGG GTTATGTTTAAAGCAACAGGTGATTGATCTTGAGAAAGAGGGTTACAGTCCTGCCTTCATGGATCAAATGCAACCTGATATCAGAATATCAGACTG GTACGCCCCACGCTGGGATTGTGGGTGTTATTATGAGATCTTTGTAGATCTGCTAGATGAGGAAATGAATCCCATCACTGTCTTTCAGCCTGAAAAAGTTTTCTTTGAACAGTGGAATGATAAAACCTGGTG TCAAATGACACACGTCTTTAAGAATTATGGACCTGGAGTTCGGTTTATTCGTTTTACTCATGGGGGACAGGATACACAGTACTGGGCAGGCTGGTATGGAATACGGGTTATAAACAGTAGTGTAGAGATCTGTCCAGCTGCTGAGAGATAA
- the LOC129430242 gene encoding F-box only protein 6 isoform X2: MLVDSQSHWRARCRREGIEPCDASRPPANWQRFYFLRKKQRNLLKNPKAEEELNGWEIVHNGGDGWAAHGNRNPLFENTVTKCFVTSYMLCLKQQIIDLKKEGYSPAIMDQWQPNIKISDWYTPRCDCGCYYKIFVRLLGQNKEELRTFHEKVVFPQWNDEQWCHMTHVFKNYGPGVRFIQFIHGGKDTQFWKGWYGIRLTNSSVEICPEDGS; the protein is encoded by the exons ATGTTGGTGGACTCACAGTCACACTGGAGAGCGCGCTGTCGTAGAGAGGGGATCGAGCCCTGCGATGCGTCCAGACCTCCAGCGAACTGGCAGCGTTTTTACTTTCTGAGAAAGAAACAACGTAACTTGCTTAAGAATCCAAAAGCTGAAG agGAATTAAATGGATGGGAGATTGTACACAACGGTGGAGACGGTTGGGCAGCACATGGAAACAGAAATCCACTTTTTGAAAACACAGTCACCAAATGCTTTGTAACCTCTTACAT GTTATGTTTAAAGCAACAGATTATTGACCTTAAGAAAGAAGGTTACAGCCCTGCTATAATGGATCAATGGCaaccaaatattaaaatatcagaTTG GTATACCCCACGCTGTGATTGTGGCTGTTACTATAAAATCTTTGTGAGGTTGCTTGGTCAGAATAAAGAAGAGCTCAGAACTTTTCATGAAAAAGTTGTCTTTCCTCAGTGGAATGATGAGCAATGGTGTCAC ATGACACACGTTTTTAAGAATTATGGACCTGGAGTACGTTTTATTCAATTCATACATGGAGGAAAGGATACACAGTTCTGGAAGGGCTGGTATGGAATACGGCTAACTAACAGTAGTGTTGAGATCTGTCCAGAAGATGGGTCATAG
- the LOC129430239 gene encoding F-box only protein 44: protein MFAKRKMGISASNQNDCPGLNSAVVEEILLNLPAEDVVLKCRLVCREWKELVDTQSHWIERCRREGFKPCDASRPPADWRLFYFLSKKRRNLLKNPRAEDKFNGWIIVENGGDRWKIEENFAALPNDNNDKCFATSYELCLKQQLINLKEEGYSPAFMDHLQPDIKISDWYAPRRDCGCHYEICVELLDQEKNPISVFKPEKVFFEQWNDQQWCQMTHVFKNYGPGVRFIRFTHGGQDTQFWAGWYGIRVVNSSVEICPEDGSQHFSV, encoded by the exons ATGTTTGCAAAAAGAAAAATGGGTATTTCTGCAAGCAATCAAAATGAT TGCCCAGGATTAAACTCAGCTGTGGTTGAGGAGATCTTACTGAATCTGCCTGCAGAGGATGTGGTATTAAAGTGTCGTTTAGTGTGTCGTGAATGGAAGGAGCTGGTGGACACACAATCACACTGGATAGAGCGCTGCCGGAGAGAGGGGTTCAAGCCCTGCGATGCGTCCAGACCCCCGGCGGACTGGCGTCTGTTTTACTTTCTGTCTAAGAAAAGACGTAACTTACTAAAAAACCCCAGAGCTGAAG ATAAATTCAATGGATGGATCATTGTAGAGAATGGTGGAGACCGCTGGAAAATAGAAGAGAATTTTGCAGCCCTTCCAAATGACAACAATGACAAATGCTTCGCCACCTCTTATGA GTTATGTTTAAAGCAACAGCTGATTAATCTAAAAGAAGAGGGTTACAGTCCTGCTTTCATGGATCATCTGCAAcctgacatcaaaatatcagaCTG GTACGCCCCACGCCGGGATTGCGGGTGTCATTATGAGATCTGTGTAGAGCTGCTTGATCAGGAAAAGAATCCCATCAGTGTCTTTAAGCCTGAAAAAGTTTTCTTTGAACAGTGGAATGATCAACAGTGGTGTCAA ATGACACACGTCTTTAAGAATTACGGACCTGGAGTTCGGTTTATCCGTTTTACTCATGGAGGACAGGATACACAGTTCTGGGCAGGCTGGTATGGAATACGGGTTGTAAACAGTAGTGTAGAGATCTGTCCGGAAGATGGGTCACAGCATTTTTCAGTCTGA